The genomic DNA CCATCAATATCTGATCTTCATATTTTATGACAATATTATTTGGCTTGACGTCAACTTTGATTTGACTCTTATCAATGCCATCGAAAACTTTCAACCAAACGGTAAGCGAATCTTCATCCTGAGACCAGCAGTATTTTGGAATATTAATCTCTTGATTGCCTTCTACTGGAATTTCCTTTGTCACTGATCTTAAAGAATCGTAAACAAAGGTAGCAGAGTCTTGACTCattaaatgtaaataatttccgTTTGATTCTAAATTAGCATACTCAACAGCTCCTTTCATCCTCAAGATCCTCTTTCCAATAAATTTAACATCCAGTGATGAAGGTTCTGAACCCACTGTATCAATAACTGGTAAagaatatgtatacaaaacAACTTCAGAATGTTTCTTGCTGTCAAGTTCAGTTATGAAGCACATTACAATATTGATTATTGATTTATCTTTAACGTACACTGAATCTAAAATTATACCAGCATCTATATCGTCAAACACGAATGTTAATAACGGTCTTGAGTCAttcttaataattatttccaaatttttacatcCATTAGAGCCAACTATGATGTTTTCCGAAGCAAAACTCAGGGATGGATTGTAAACCGGGGCACTGGATTCGGTTGAGATTTTGGTCAGCGTGTGTACCAACTCTAAACAACCATTTGCATCCAATTTCCATAATTCAATATCTTTGTTGACAAAATAACACTTGCCGTTGAATGGATTTTTGTACAAATGATTATGGTAAGCAAAAGACCTTGCTTCAAGCCAGGAATCTTGAGAACTACTTGGTTCAACTCGTAACACCTCTGAAATAACAGGCAGCATAGTCATATTAAGATCGAAATTTCTTCTACATTcttcaaaaacaattaataataaatgcaAAACATTTAGCCGAAACATGTTGAAAATCTGACAGCCCATATCCCATAGTGTTGAGTGCTTACCTTTCTCCAGATCTTTTTCTAGTATAAGTATTGGGTCGTcaagaaattgatatttttcgaagttGGGGTACATAAGACCCTTGTCAGGTCGTAGTTCTATGATATCAGGCATCGGAGCAAGCAGTTATTTGCGTCTCAAAATTGTCCATCCATTAACATCACTTGAATCTACGGCTTGATAATCCGCACCTACACTGACGTTCCGTCGTCGCGCGTCTTCAGGCGTGCTAACATTTCCTAACCTAATCTCGTTCCGCAGCGTGTACGCCGTGCCGGACTTTCCTTAGGGTTCAAATATTTGTaagtatataaatgaaaataagcgatataatggaaaattttagGGAAAGTGCTCATTTAGATGGTTGCCTGGACGGGTTAATATCATTCAGAGAGATATCATTCCTggataaatttatacaaagcAACTTTATTCGAGGTTAGCTAATTCCCAGTTAGCATGCGATGGATTTTCAAAAGATAATTTTGTGATCTTATTGAGACTGAAAATACGGTACACTCGAAAGCTGTTCTATATTATTATGCAAGGAATACATAGTGACAGGCTATATTTCAAAATCTGCCTCGAACGGTATTTTGGAGCATACTCTTTGCTTTGGAGTGACATACGTGTCCTGACAAAAAATGGACATCATTATTCATCTTGGATTTTTCTTCACTGTATTTTCGTCCATCAGTGATCAGTTACGCACTTTTAtatctgtgattttttttctgcattagAAATAAAGTAATGGATCCTGCAGAAGAAGCTATGATAGAAGATGACGATAGGGAAGCTGAAgatgatgacgacgacgacgatgcgGATGATGAAGATATGGAAGCAGAAGACGATCATGatgcagagaaaaaaagtaaaatttacttGCCAGGACAGCCGctagaaaaaggagaagaattGGTAGTAGATCATTCAGCATACAGGATGTTACATCAAGCTCAAACAGGAGCTCCGTGTCTGAGCTTTGACATCATCAGGGACGACCTCGGAAACTCACGGGAGACATATCCCATGTCAATGTACATGTTAGCTGGTACGCAAGCTGCAAGAACACATGTCAATAACCTACTCGTCATGAAAATGTCTAACCTGCATGGCACTGCCCGTAACAATGAGGAATCTGACGAGTCTGATTCAGATGAAGATGACGATGAAGACGAAGCTCGAGCTCCTGTTATGACAGTTGCTTCTATAAAACATCAGGGATGTGTGAATAGAGTGAGGTAAAAGCGTTGTACCTGGCCTAATGATGTGTTTGAACTATTTTCCCTTAAGGAAAATTCTGGAGGAAGAATTGGGAGCACTGAGTTTAGTTTCCCATCTACAGGGTTTACTGTTATTTGTCACAGGTGCGCACAAGTGGGGAACAAAGTCTTTGCTGCAAGTTGGAGTGAACTGGGCCGTGTATCCCTTTGGGATTTGAACGAGCAGCTGAGAGCAGTAGACGATCCCTTGTTGCTGAGTAATTATCGTAAGCGAAATGATCAAGGCAATGATGGAGCCAAACCAATATTCACATTCAAGGGACACCTGCAAGAAGGATATGGCTTGGATTGGTGTCCTACTGAAGAAGGAACTCTGGCTTCAGGTGATTGCAAAGGCAACATTCACATCTGGCATCACAATAATAGCAGCAGTGGTGAAGACTGGCTTGTAGATCAAAGGCCTTACAATTCCCATGCTCCACATAGTGTTGAGGATCTCCAATGGTCTCCAAATGAAAGGCATGTGCTTGCCTCATGTTCCGTCGATAAAAGGTTCGATATATCCTGAAGTATACTTCATGACCATATTCTTAGttagttaatttttataaaattttttaccaaattattCTCTTCAGTATTAAAATTTGGGACACAAGAGCAAATCCTCAGGCAGCTTGCATGCTGACGGCAGGAGAGGCGCACACAGCTGATGTAAACGTAATCTCGTGGAACAGAAAAGAATCACGTTTTCTGGTATCTGGTGGCGATGACGGTATTCTACACATATGGGATTTGCGACAATTCAGTCCCAATGGTACTAAACCAGTTGCAACTTTCAAACAACACACAGCACCGATAACAAGTGTAGAATGGCATCCTGGCGAAGCTACCGTCCTCGCGTCCGCTGGTGCAGATGATCAAATAGCACAATGGGATCTCTCAGTGGAAGCAGATAATATGGAAGAACAAGACAGTCAACTTGCATCGTTACCGcctcaattattatttgtacatCAGGGTCAAACTGACGTAAAGGAATTACATTGGCATCCGCAGTGCCCAGGTACTCTTGTATCTACTGCTCATTCTGGTTTTAATGTATTTCGTACGATTAGTGTATGATTTATATTCGTCTGCAATAAAGTACTGTAAAAAGATACTGCTTAAAATATTAATCGTGGACACTGTCTTAAGAATATTGTACTAAACAGAGATAACAAACCTTCTTGGTTTGCTTGATAATTTGtgtaaagttttattttcactaattGATAGCATTGAAGTCAGTCATCTAGGTAAAttcgttatatatacatgtattttgtgtatgtatattaatcAAATAATTACAGGTATACAGTAAATAGATATCCGAATCTCATGCGTATTGCGTATAATACAGGTATAAATATTGACCCATTCAAGAAATAATCCCATTTCCATGGGGCCGTTGGTAGTTATGTTTATAGTCCAACGGTTGTgtaatttcttttaaataatCTGCCAAAACTAGCTCAAAAGATAATAATTTCCAATAGTAATTGGTAACGGTctagaatattatttattggGCTATGCATATAGCAGTGTTACTTGACTCACTGAAGTCATATCTACTTTTATAAAAGCAATAGTTTATTGTCTTCTATAAATCTGAACGAATTTTGAATCCAGGGCCAGGTGGAGGGCTGGTTAAAGTTGTCAATTGACCTGCTGGCTCTGCAGCAAATCGAGATGACACCTGAGGTCCTGGTGGTGGTTTATCTTGACCCTTCTTCAAcgcatttattattttctctgtaGTCTCGGCAGTAAGGTCTTCCTATTGGTACGTTAATAAAGTGcaaatattaatactatatattaatcatgtataataaaaaggtACATTAATTTGAAGATGCAGAAAGCTTGTAGATATGAAAGGTGCTATACATACGTAATAGTCATCGTTTATTTGGAGCATTGGAGCGTTGGCACAAGCTCCCAGACATTCCACCTCAATAACTGTGAA from Diprion similis isolate iyDipSimi1 chromosome 2, iyDipSimi1.1, whole genome shotgun sequence includes the following:
- the LOC124416350 gene encoding nudC domain-containing protein 1, translated to MPDIIELRPDKGLMYPNFEKYQFLDDPILILEKDLEKEVLRVEPSSSQDSWLEARSFAYHNHLYKNPFNGKCYFVNKDIELWKLDANGCLELVHTLTKISTESSAPVYNPSLSFASENIIVGSNGCKNLEIIIKNDSRPLLTFVFDDIDAGIILDSVYVKDKSIINIVMCFITELDSKKHSEVVLYTYSLPVIDTVGSEPSSLDVKFIGKRILRMKGAVEYANLESNGNYLHLMSQDSATFVYDSLRSVTKEIPVEGNQEINIPKYCWSQDEDSLTVWLKVFDGIDKSQIKVDVKPNNIVIKYEDQILMAGESGHRLDPDLTTWSHEKDSLKIDLFKNETGLMWNELIKGDTGGECLPNEALAAEVHSRLAYLCTEEPGIGGGHPMLGFNSEQLEECDIQEKENQFQRIDIDSHKTTHLVILGANNRVLFTQRVKHGQVLCLRHDHDGCVWVAGESNDEHWGLKHISTFPGFGYVEASKTNKKFCVSPPNGSYVAIVEHARHVFLYEKPIGNSQIGHQRIVDLGCEAQANPVLGAAASNHYLYLLTKNKLYQLQVNP
- the LOC124416351 gene encoding glutamate-rich WD repeat-containing protein 1, which produces MDPAEEAMIEDDDREAEDDDDDDDADDEDMEAEDDHDAEKKSKIYLPGQPLEKGEELVVDHSAYRMLHQAQTGAPCLSFDIIRDDLGNSRETYPMSMYMLAGTQAARTHVNNLLVMKMSNLHGTARNNEESDESDSDEDDDEDEARAPVMTVASIKHQGCVNRVRCAQVGNKVFAASWSELGRVSLWDLNEQLRAVDDPLLLSNYRKRNDQGNDGAKPIFTFKGHLQEGYGLDWCPTEEGTLASGDCKGNIHIWHHNNSSSGEDWLVDQRPYNSHAPHSVEDLQWSPNERHVLASCSVDKSIKIWDTRANPQAACMLTAGEAHTADVNVISWNRKESRFLVSGGDDGILHIWDLRQFSPNGTKPVATFKQHTAPITSVEWHPGEATVLASAGADDQIAQWDLSVEADNMEEQDSQLASLPPQLLFVHQGQTDVKELHWHPQCPGTLVSTAHSGFNVFRTISV